A portion of the Juglans microcarpa x Juglans regia isolate MS1-56 chromosome 1D, Jm3101_v1.0, whole genome shotgun sequence genome contains these proteins:
- the LOC121261696 gene encoding protein yippee-like: MGRLFVISLEGSIYSCKHCRTHLALSDDIISKTFHCKHGKAYLFDNVVNVTVGEKEERLMITGMHTVVDIFCVGCGSIVGWKYEAAHEKSQKYKEGKFILERFKVLGPDGSNYLSDQEALVGGSDADDV; this comes from the exons ATGGGAAGGCTGTTTGTGATCTCTCTTGAAGGAAGCATCTATAGCTGCAAGCACTGCCGGACACACCTCGCTCTTTCTGATGACATTATTTCTAAG ACTTTTCACTGCAAGCATGGGAAGGCTTATCTCTTTGATAATGT TGTGAATGTCACAGTTGGAGAGAAAGAAGAGCGCTTGATGATTACTGGAATGCACACTGTGGTTGACATTTTTTGTGTTGGATGTGGCTCGATTGTGGGATGGAAATAT GAGGCTGCACATGAGAAAAGCCAGAAATACAAGGAAGGAAAGTTTATCCTTGAGAG GTTTAAGGTGTTGGGTCCTGATGGAAGCAACTACTTGTCAGATCAGGAAGCCCTTGTTGGTGGAAGTGATGCTGATGATGTCTGA
- the LOC121258341 gene encoding protein FAR1-RELATED SEQUENCE 8-like isoform X1, with protein sequence MTDDSSFSPAIDALSPQPNIGTTIEDGSQNSKQLLENDVDLENDHETEQLFETEDNDHEGNGFENECEQLFEIEGNDLETDRDDTAIVDGQNGISERKEYPPPVAGMEFESYDDAYNFYNCYAKELGFAIRVKSSWTKRNSKEKRGAVLCCNCEGFKTIKEANSRRKETRTGCLAMIRLRLVESNRWRVDEVKLEHNHSFDPERAQNSKSHKKMVTGDKRKLEPPVDVEVRTIKLYRTPVVDAIGHGSSNSNEGEPNNHVDRSKCLKLKTGDAQVIYDYFCRVQLTDPNFFYVMDINDEGNLRNVFWINSRARAAYGYFGDVVAFDTTCLSNNYDIPLFTFVGVNHHGQSVLLGCGLLADETLETYIWFFRAWLTCMSGRPPQTILTNQCRTMQSAIAEVFPRAHHRFCLSHVMQSILDNLGELLEYDAFQNEFRRIVYDSLKVDEFEMAWEDMIQHFGMREHEWLQLLYEDRERWAPVYSKDTFFAGMSNFEKGESMSPFFEGYVYQQTSLKEFFYMYELVLQKKHQKEALDDLESRDSSPILKTSSYYELQLSKMCTKGIFQKFQDEVAMMSSCFGLTQVHANGPIVTYMVKEREGEEILQGVKNLEVIYDKAAAEVRCICSCFNFKGYLCRHALCVLNYNGIEEIPFQYILSRWRKDFKRLYVPDLSSNNVDITNPVQWFDHLYRRAMQVVEEGMISQDHYMVAWQAFKESLNKVRLVADKHV encoded by the exons ATGACCGACGATAGCTCGTTTTCTCCGGCCATCGACGCCTTATCACCGCAACCCAACATCGGAACCACC ATAGAAGATGGTTCTCAAAACAGCAAGCAACTGCTCGAGAATGATGTTGACCTTGAAAATGACCATGAAACTGAGCAGTTGTTTGAGACTGAAGACAATGATCATGAAGGTAATGGTTTCGAGAATGAGTGCGAGCAATTGTTTGAGATTGAAGGCAACGACCTTGAAACTGACAGGGATGATACAGCCATAGTTGATGGTCAAAATGGCATATCTGAGAGAAAGGAGTATCCCCCACCAGTTGCGGGGATGGAATTTGAATCATATGATGATGCTTACAATTTTTACAATTGCTATGCCAAAGAACTTGGGTTTGCTATCAGGGTGAAATCTTCTTGGACAAAACGCAACAGCAAAGAAAAGCGCGGTGCAGTGCTCTGTTGCAACTGTGAGggtttcaaaacaataaaagaagcaAATAGTCGCAGGAAAGAAACTAGAACAGGTTGTCTAGCAATGATAAGGTTGAGGTTAGTGGAATCTAACAGGTGGAGAGTTGATGAAGTCAAGCTTGAGCACAATCATTCATTTGATCCCGAAAGAGCACAAAACTCCAAGTCACACAAGAAGATGGTGACTGGTGATAAAAGGAAGTTGGAGCCACCTGTTGATGTTGAAGTACGGACAATCAAGTTGTATCGAACACCTGTGGTAGATGCAATTGGTCATGGAAGCTCTAATTCCAACGAAGGAGAACCTAACAACCATGTTGATCGTTCCAAGTGCTTGAAGCTTAAAACAGGAGATGCACAAGTCATTTATGATTACTTCTGTCGGGTTCAGTTAACCGATCCAAATTTTTTCTATGTGATGGATATCAATGATGAAGGGAATTTGAGGAATGTATTTTGGATTAATTCTAGGGCTAGGGCTGCATACGGttattttggtgatgtggtTGCATTTGACACAACATGCTTGTCAAACAATTATGATATTCCACTCTTTACATTCGTTGGTGTGAATCACCATGGGCAGTCTGTTCTGTTGGGTTGTGGTTTGCTTGCAGATGAGACATTAGAAacatatatttggttttttaggGCATGGCTGACGTGCATGTCTGGTCGACCTCCACAAACCATCTTAACAAACCAGTGCAGGACCATGCAAAGTGCAATTGCGGAGGTGTTCCCCAGGGCTCACCATCGATTTTGTTTGTCACATGTCATGCAGAGCATTCTTGACAATTTGGGAGAGTTGCTGGAATACGATGCATTTCAAAACGAATTTAGGAGGATAGTGTATGATTCTTTAAAAGTGGATGAATTTGAAATGGCTTGGGAAGACATGATCCAGCACTTCGGAATGAGAGAACATGAGTGGCTTCAACTTTTGTATGAAGATCGAGAGCGATGGGCACCAGTATATTCGAAAGACACATTCTTTGCTGGAATGTCCAACTTTGAAAAGGGTGAGTCCATGAGCCCTTTTTTTGAGGGTTATGTGTATCAACAAACTTCTTTGAAAGAGTTTTTTTACATGTACGAATTAGTTCTACAAAAGAAGCATCAGAAAGAAGCTCTTGATGATCTTGAGTCAAGAGATTCAAGCCCTATTTTGAAAACAAGCTCCTATTATGAGTTGCAGCTTTCTAAGATGTGTACAAAAGGAATATTCCAGAAGTTCCAAGATGAGGTAGCAAtgatgtcttcttgttttggaCTAACACAAGTTCATGCAAATGGGCCAATTGTAACATACATGGTTAAAGAACGTGAGGGGGAGGAGATTCTGCAAGGCGTCAAGAATTTAGaagttatatatgataaagCAGCAGCAGAAGTCCGTTGCATTTGCAGTTGCTTTAACTTCAAAGGCTATCTTTGCCGACATGCGTTATGCGTCCTTAACTATAATGGCATAGAGGAAATCCCGTTTCAGTATATTTTGTCTAGATGGAGGAAGGATTTTAAGCGTCTCTATGTACCAGATCTTAGCTCCAATAATGTTGATATCACAAACCCAGTACAGTGGTTTGATCATTTGTACAGACGAGCCATGCAGGTTGTTGAGGAGGGCATGATATCCCAAGATCATTATATGGTTGCTTGGCAAGCATTTAAAGAGTCCTTGAATAAGGTTCGGCTTGTAGCAGATAAGCATGTGTAA
- the LOC121258476 gene encoding zinc finger BED domain-containing protein DAYSLEEPER-like — MEIDYPITPTENYEPLCLEAPPNKRRRKKSIVWEHFTIETVGPGCTRACCKLCKKSFAYITGSKLAGTSHLKRHIALGICPVFRQKNQQSPYTPGSRTGGTGSGTDPPKKRHRATHGLASISFDQDRCSNEIAKMIILHDYPLHIVEHAGFNDFIRTLQPQFNNLSFNTVQEDCVAVYLKEKQSLRNLISGIPGYVSLTLDLWTSNQTLGYVFLTGYFIDGDWNLQRRILNVVMVPSPESDYAFNQAVVACLSDWHLKGRLFALAVDQSFSNETSMGNLRGLLSVRNPLMLNGQLLIGNCYARVLSRLAQDALGAMRETIQKLRESVKYVNTSESHKEKFIELKQQLQVPSSKDLSIDDQTKWNTTYHMLVAACELKEVFNCLDTADPDYKISPSMDEWKQIETLCTYLKHLFDAANILTSPSYPATNTFFLEVSKLQIELTHAATSQDPFVSNLIKPLQEKFDKYWKDCYLVLAIAVVLDPRFKMKLVEFTLSKIYGENADSWIRAVKDSVHELFLEHIAQAHPLPAIEEGNEGITKTETQQEGSQEGSHVSTVDGLSDFETYINEITSSQHMKSELDQYLEESLLPRAREFDILDWWKLNKLKYPTLSKMASDVLSIPVCTVSPDCVFDTEVRKMDNYRSSLHPVTLEALVCTKDWFQSGSSSSQSSIQVSNAIVKMEF, encoded by the coding sequence ATGGAGATAGATTACCCAATTACGCCTACTGAGAACTATGAGCCACTGTGTTTAGAAGCTCCACCTAATAAGCGTAGGAGAAAGAAGTCTATTGTCTGGGAACACTTCACAATAGAAACTGTTGGACCTGGATGCACAAGGGCATGCTGTAAGCTGTGCAAAAAGTCTTTTGCATACATTACTGGTTCAAAGCTAGCAGGCACTAGCCACCTTAAACGACATATTGCCTTGGGAATCTGTCCAGTATTCCGCCAGAAAAATCAGCAATCTCCGTATACTCCAGGCTCCAGAACTGGGGGTACTGGAAGTGGTACTGATCCACCAAAAAAACGTCACCGAGCAACTCATGGATTGGCAAGCATTTCTTTTGATCAAGACCGTTGCAGCAATGAGATTGCTAAGATGATCATTCTGCATGACTATCCACTTCACATTGTGGAACATGCCGGTTTCAATGACTTTATACGGACTCTTCAGCCTCAGTTTAATAATCTGAGCTTCAACACTGTTCAGGAGGATTGTGTGGCTGTGTACCTAAAGGAGAAACAAAGCCTACGGAATCTTATAAGTGGAATTCCTGGATATGTCAGCCTTACATTGGATTTATGGACTTCAAATCAAACTTTAGGCTATGTTTTCCTAACAGGGTATTTCATTGATGGTGATTGGAATCTACAGCGTCGGATCCTTAATGTCGTTATGGTACCTTCTCCTGAATCAGACTATGCTTTCAATCAAGCGGTTGTGGCCTGCCTATCTGATTGGCATTTGAAGGGTCGGCTGTTTGCCCTTGCAGTGGATCAATCCTTCTCAAATGAAACTTCAATGGGAAATTTAAGAGGCCTTCTTTCTGTTAGGAATCCACTCATGCTCAATGGTCAGTTACTGATAGGAAATTGCTATGCTCGTGTCCTTAGTCGTCTAGCACAGGATGCTCTGGGGGCAATGAGGGAGACAATCCAAAAACTTCGGGAGAGTGTTAAGTACGTGAATACTTCAGAATCACATAAAGAGAAGTTTATTGAGCTGAAGCAACAACTTCAAGTCCCTAGCTCAAAGGACCTTTCAATTGACGACCAAACTAAATGGAACACAACTTACCATATGCTAGTAGCTGCCTGTGAATTAAAGGAAGTCTTCAATTGCTTGGATACCGCTGATCCTGATTACAAGATATCTCCATCAATGGATGAGTGGAAACAGATAGAAACTCTCTGCACATACTTGAAGCATTTGTTTGATGCAGCTAACATCTTAACTAGCCCAAGCTACCCGGCTACCAATACATTTTTCCTTGAAGTTTCTAAACTTCAAATAGAGCTGACACATGCAGCCACGAGCCAGGATCCCTTTGTTAGCAACTTAATCAAACCTTTGCaagagaaatttgataaatattggaAAGATTGCTACCTGGTTTTAGCGATAGCTGTAGTTTTGGATCCAAGGTTCAAAATGAAGCTGGTGGAGTTCACCTTGTCCAAGATCTACGGTGAGAATGCTGACTCATGGATAAGGGCTGTTAAGGACAGTGTTCATGAACTCTTTCTAGAGCACATTGCGCAAGCACATCCTCTACCGGCAATTGAAGAAGGTAATGAGGGTATCACCAAAACAGAGACACAGCAAGAAGGATCTCAAGAAGGAAGCCATGTTTCTACTGTGGACGGGCTTTCAGATTTTGAAACCTATATCAATGAGATCACTAGTAGCCAGCACATGAAGTCAGAACTAGATCAGTACCTGGAAGAGTCTCTTTTGCCTCGTGCACGAGAATTTGACATTTTAGATTGGTGGAAATTAAACAAACTGAAGTACCCAACCTTATCAAAAATGGCTTCTGATGTTTTGTCGATACCGGTATGTACTGTTTCCCCCGACTGTGTTTTTGACACTGAAGTAAGAAAGATGGATAACTACAGGAGTTCATTGCATCCTGTGACACTAGAGGCCCTTGTTTGTACCAAGGATTGGTTTCAGTCtggatcatcatcatcacagtCATCAATTCAGGTTTCTAATGCGATTGTGAAAATGGAATTTTAG
- the LOC121258341 gene encoding protein FAR1-RELATED SEQUENCE 8-like isoform X2 gives MACFLYQIEDGSQNSKQLLENDVDLENDHETEQLFETEDNDHEGNGFENECEQLFEIEGNDLETDRDDTAIVDGQNGISERKEYPPPVAGMEFESYDDAYNFYNCYAKELGFAIRVKSSWTKRNSKEKRGAVLCCNCEGFKTIKEANSRRKETRTGCLAMIRLRLVESNRWRVDEVKLEHNHSFDPERAQNSKSHKKMVTGDKRKLEPPVDVEVRTIKLYRTPVVDAIGHGSSNSNEGEPNNHVDRSKCLKLKTGDAQVIYDYFCRVQLTDPNFFYVMDINDEGNLRNVFWINSRARAAYGYFGDVVAFDTTCLSNNYDIPLFTFVGVNHHGQSVLLGCGLLADETLETYIWFFRAWLTCMSGRPPQTILTNQCRTMQSAIAEVFPRAHHRFCLSHVMQSILDNLGELLEYDAFQNEFRRIVYDSLKVDEFEMAWEDMIQHFGMREHEWLQLLYEDRERWAPVYSKDTFFAGMSNFEKGESMSPFFEGYVYQQTSLKEFFYMYELVLQKKHQKEALDDLESRDSSPILKTSSYYELQLSKMCTKGIFQKFQDEVAMMSSCFGLTQVHANGPIVTYMVKEREGEEILQGVKNLEVIYDKAAAEVRCICSCFNFKGYLCRHALCVLNYNGIEEIPFQYILSRWRKDFKRLYVPDLSSNNVDITNPVQWFDHLYRRAMQVVEEGMISQDHYMVAWQAFKESLNKVRLVADKHV, from the coding sequence ATGGCTTGTTTCTTATACCAGATAGAAGATGGTTCTCAAAACAGCAAGCAACTGCTCGAGAATGATGTTGACCTTGAAAATGACCATGAAACTGAGCAGTTGTTTGAGACTGAAGACAATGATCATGAAGGTAATGGTTTCGAGAATGAGTGCGAGCAATTGTTTGAGATTGAAGGCAACGACCTTGAAACTGACAGGGATGATACAGCCATAGTTGATGGTCAAAATGGCATATCTGAGAGAAAGGAGTATCCCCCACCAGTTGCGGGGATGGAATTTGAATCATATGATGATGCTTACAATTTTTACAATTGCTATGCCAAAGAACTTGGGTTTGCTATCAGGGTGAAATCTTCTTGGACAAAACGCAACAGCAAAGAAAAGCGCGGTGCAGTGCTCTGTTGCAACTGTGAGggtttcaaaacaataaaagaagcaAATAGTCGCAGGAAAGAAACTAGAACAGGTTGTCTAGCAATGATAAGGTTGAGGTTAGTGGAATCTAACAGGTGGAGAGTTGATGAAGTCAAGCTTGAGCACAATCATTCATTTGATCCCGAAAGAGCACAAAACTCCAAGTCACACAAGAAGATGGTGACTGGTGATAAAAGGAAGTTGGAGCCACCTGTTGATGTTGAAGTACGGACAATCAAGTTGTATCGAACACCTGTGGTAGATGCAATTGGTCATGGAAGCTCTAATTCCAACGAAGGAGAACCTAACAACCATGTTGATCGTTCCAAGTGCTTGAAGCTTAAAACAGGAGATGCACAAGTCATTTATGATTACTTCTGTCGGGTTCAGTTAACCGATCCAAATTTTTTCTATGTGATGGATATCAATGATGAAGGGAATTTGAGGAATGTATTTTGGATTAATTCTAGGGCTAGGGCTGCATACGGttattttggtgatgtggtTGCATTTGACACAACATGCTTGTCAAACAATTATGATATTCCACTCTTTACATTCGTTGGTGTGAATCACCATGGGCAGTCTGTTCTGTTGGGTTGTGGTTTGCTTGCAGATGAGACATTAGAAacatatatttggttttttaggGCATGGCTGACGTGCATGTCTGGTCGACCTCCACAAACCATCTTAACAAACCAGTGCAGGACCATGCAAAGTGCAATTGCGGAGGTGTTCCCCAGGGCTCACCATCGATTTTGTTTGTCACATGTCATGCAGAGCATTCTTGACAATTTGGGAGAGTTGCTGGAATACGATGCATTTCAAAACGAATTTAGGAGGATAGTGTATGATTCTTTAAAAGTGGATGAATTTGAAATGGCTTGGGAAGACATGATCCAGCACTTCGGAATGAGAGAACATGAGTGGCTTCAACTTTTGTATGAAGATCGAGAGCGATGGGCACCAGTATATTCGAAAGACACATTCTTTGCTGGAATGTCCAACTTTGAAAAGGGTGAGTCCATGAGCCCTTTTTTTGAGGGTTATGTGTATCAACAAACTTCTTTGAAAGAGTTTTTTTACATGTACGAATTAGTTCTACAAAAGAAGCATCAGAAAGAAGCTCTTGATGATCTTGAGTCAAGAGATTCAAGCCCTATTTTGAAAACAAGCTCCTATTATGAGTTGCAGCTTTCTAAGATGTGTACAAAAGGAATATTCCAGAAGTTCCAAGATGAGGTAGCAAtgatgtcttcttgttttggaCTAACACAAGTTCATGCAAATGGGCCAATTGTAACATACATGGTTAAAGAACGTGAGGGGGAGGAGATTCTGCAAGGCGTCAAGAATTTAGaagttatatatgataaagCAGCAGCAGAAGTCCGTTGCATTTGCAGTTGCTTTAACTTCAAAGGCTATCTTTGCCGACATGCGTTATGCGTCCTTAACTATAATGGCATAGAGGAAATCCCGTTTCAGTATATTTTGTCTAGATGGAGGAAGGATTTTAAGCGTCTCTATGTACCAGATCTTAGCTCCAATAATGTTGATATCACAAACCCAGTACAGTGGTTTGATCATTTGTACAGACGAGCCATGCAGGTTGTTGAGGAGGGCATGATATCCCAAGATCATTATATGGTTGCTTGGCAAGCATTTAAAGAGTCCTTGAATAAGGTTCGGCTTGTAGCAGATAAGCATGTGTAA
- the LOC121260383 gene encoding uncharacterized protein LOC121260383 has product MKFKAYLTENGVNLLEKRFLPALDKMGKICHLYLTRDHTMFLHNLLNGDEVQSIAQFRKEALFDDYRISSQNENRIAFTVDISLLHRAIRSSVSICTEFGSGPTKNRLQIKLVKKLPPNCTQPMPFLTFETKGYKSAVIQDVPISKPLSRDQVLELQTALDMAQDLPQTLVQVQDLNQLQNFVDRLKHVGDLLDVSISKYGDLYVQISTTLITLGAEFRKLLVIGEQSDEPAEDRNLSAQTRSVRAISRGDAQSVQVNVKHFAKSLHCHLAKPDCAFYGIAPQGACLTVIFQFFIAGSRQTDKSISLHCRLPVLDPGSS; this is encoded by the coding sequence ATGAAGTTCAAGGCGTACCTCACAGAAAATGGTGTGAATCTCTTAGAGAAGAGGTTCCTACCAGCCCTAGACAAGATGGGGAAGATATGCCATCTCTACCTCACCAGAGACCACACAATGTTCCTTCACAACCTCCTCAACGGTGACGAAGTTCAATCCATTGCCCAGTTCCGCAAAGAAGCTCTCTTTGATGACTACCGCATCTCCAGCCAGAATGAGAATCGCATTGCCTTTACTGTAGACATTTCACTTCTCCACCGTGCCATTCGTAGTAGTGTCAGTATTTGTACTGAATTTGGAAGTGGGCCCACTAAGAACCGTCTCCAGATTAAACTGGTGAAAAAGCTACCTCCGAATTGTACTCAACCAATGCCTTTCCTGACCTTTGAAACCAAGGGTTATAAATCTGCCGTCATTCAAGATGTACCTATATCAAAACCCTTATCTAGAGATCAAGTTCTTGAACTTCAAACTGCCCTTGATATGGCTCAAGATTTGCCTCAGACGCTGGTTCAAGTTCAAGATTTGAATCAGTTGCAGAACTTTGTGGATCGGTTGAAGCATGTTGGTGATTTGCTAGACGTCTCTATTAGCAAATATGGGGATCTCTACGTGCAGATTTCCACAACATTAATCACGCTTGGTGCTGAGTTTCGGAAACTGTTGGTCATAGGAGAGCAATCGGATGAACCAGCTGAAGATAGAAATCTGAGTGCTCAGACTCGGTCAGTTAGAGCAATTTCAAGGGGAGATGCCCAATCTGTGCAAGTGAATGTGAAGCATTTTGCTAAGAGTCTCCATTGTCACTTGGCCAAGCCAGACTGTGCTTTCTATGGGATTGCTCCACAGGGTGCTTGCTTGACGGTGATATTTCAGTTCTTCATTGCTGGTTCCCGTCAGACTGATAAATCAATCAGTTTGCATTGTAGGCTTCCCGTACTCGACCCAGGTTCTAGTTGA